A window of the Cannabis sativa cultivar Pink pepper isolate KNU-18-1 chromosome X, ASM2916894v1, whole genome shotgun sequence genome harbors these coding sequences:
- the LOC115706175 gene encoding LRR receptor-like serine/threonine-protein kinase ERECTA, translating into MAFRVGFVLLLVLLPFGRVDSDDGETLLEIKKSFRDVDNVLYDWTDSPSSDYCVWRGITCDNVTFSVLTLNLSSLNLDGEISPAIGNLKSVQNIELKGNRLSGQIPDEIGDCSSLINLDLSFNELSGDIPFSISKLKQLVFLILKNNKLIGPIPSTLSQIPNLKILDLAQNNLSGEIPRLLYWNEVLQYLGLRGNNLVGTLSPDICQLTGLWYFDVRNNSLTGSIPPNIGNCTAFQVLDLSYNQLTGEIPFNIGFLQVATLSLQGNRLSGHIPSVIGLMQALAVLDLSSNMLSGSIPPILGNLTYTEKMYLHSNKLTGSIPPELGNMTKLHYLELNDNHLSGRIPPELGKLTNLFDLNVANNNLEGPIPENLSSCTNLNSLNVHGNKLNGTISTAFQRLESMTYLNLSSNHLLGAIPIELSRIGNLDTLDISNNKITGSIPASLGDLEHLLKLNLSKNHLTGSIPAEFGNLRSVMEIDLSSNSLAGSIPPELGQLQNLFSLRLEHNNISGDLMSLLNCLSLTLLNVSYNNLAGNIPTNNNFSKFSPDSFIGNPRLCGYWLSSSCHVPHPTERVTISKAAILGIALGALVILLMILVAACRPHNQVPFPDGSLDKPAVYYSTPKLVILHMNMALHVYEDIMRMTENLSEKYIIGYGASSTVYKCVLKNCKPVAIKKLYSHYPRCLKEFETELSTVGSIKHRNLVSLQGYSLSSSGYLLFYDYMENGSLWDFLHGPSKKQKLDWDTRLKIALGAAQGLAYLHHDCSPRIIHRDVKSSNILLDKDFDAHLTDFGIAKNLCITKSYTTTYILGTIGYIDPEYARTSRLTEKSDVYSYGIVLLELLTGRKAVDNESNLHHLILSKTANNAVMETVDPEITATCKDLGAVRKVFQLALLCSKKQPTDRPTMHEVTRVLSSLLPTKLASTATAQCTLSSAGGAAKVSGYIDEYANIKTPHIVNCPSMSTSDAQLFVKFGEVISQNSTE; encoded by the exons ATGGCATTTCGAGTTGGGTTTGTTCTTCTTCTGGTTTTGCTCCCTTTTGGTAGAGTGGATTCTGATGATG GAGAAACACTTTTGGAGATTAAGAAATCATTTAGAGATGTTGATAATGTTTTGTATGATTGGACTGATTCACCTTCTTCAGATTATTGTGTTTGGAGAGGTATCACTTGTGATAATGTCACCTTTAGTGTTCTTACACT TAATTTATCAAGTTTGAATCTTGATGGAGAAATTTCACCAGCTATTGGTAATCTAAAGAGTGTGCAAAATAT TGAGTTGAAAGGAAACAGATTATCAGGTCAGATCCCAGATGAGATTGGTGATTGTTCATCTTTAATAAACTT ggaTTTGTCATTCAATGAGCTAAGTGGAGATATACCATTTTCAATCTCAAAGTTAAAGCAACTGGTGTTTCT tatATTGAAAAACAACAAGTTAATTGGACCAATTCCTTCAACATTATCTCAGATTCCCAACTTGAAGATTTT AGACTTGGCACAAAATAATCTTAGTGGGGAAATACCAAGGCTTCTATATTGGAATGAAGTTCTTCAATATCT TGGTTTACGAGGGAACAACTTGGTCGGTACTCTTTCCCCGGATATTTGCCAGTTAACTGGATTGTGGTATTT TGATGTGAGGAACAACAGCTTAACCGGTAGTATTCCCCCGAATATAGGGAACTGCACTGCCTTCCAAGTCTT GGACTTGTCTTATAACCAGCTCACAGGGGAGATTCCTTTCAATATTGGATTTCTTCAAGTAGCTACATT ATCATTGCAAGGTAATAGATTATCGGGGCATATACCTTCTGTGATCGGTCTGATGCAGGCACTTGCTGTATT AGATTTGAGTTCCAACATGTTAAGTGGATCGATCCCTCCTATTCTGGGAAATTTGACATACACAGAAAAAAT GTATTTGCATAGCAACAAGCTTACTGGATCGATTCCTCCTGAGCTCGGGAACATGACAAAGCTTCATTACTT gGAATTGAATGATAACCATCTTTCGGGGCGTATTCCACCTGAGCTTGGGAAGCTTACCAATTTATTTGACCT AAATGTTGCTAACAACAATCTCGAGGGGCCAATCCCGGAGAATCTTAGTTCATGTACAAATCTCAACAGCCT CAATGTGCATGGGAACAAGCTTAATGGAACGATTTCAACAGCTTTCCAAAGGCTGGAGAGTATGACTTATCT AAATCTCTCCTCCAACCATCTTTTGGGTGCCATTCCTATCGAGCTATCTCGGATTGGTAACCTGGACACATTGGACATTTCCAATAATAAGATAACTGGATCAATTCCTGCGTCTCTTGGCGATTTGGAGCATCTTCTAAAGCT GAATTTGAGCAAAAACCATTTAACAGGAAGTATTCCAGCCGAGTTTGGTAATCTAAGAAGTGTTATGGAAAT AGATCTTTCAAGCAACAGCCTCGCGGGTTCCATACCTCCAGAACTCGGTCAGCTTCAGAACTTGTTTTCATT GAGACTAGAACACAACAACATTTCGGGTGATCTAATGTCATTGCTCAATTGCCTCAGCCTTACTCTACT AAATGTATCTTACAACAACTTAGCAGGCAATATTCCCACAAACAATAACTTCTCAAAGTTTTCACCAGACAG TTTCATTGGAAACCCTCGTCTATGCGGCTACTGGCTTAGCTCATCATGTCATGTGCCTCATCCAACCGAGCGAG TTACTATATCGAAAGCAGCTATCCTCGGGATTGCTCTTGGTGCTCTTGTGATACTTCTCATGATCTTAGTTGCAGCATGTCGGCCTCACAATCAAGTACCTTTCCCCGATGGTTCGCTCGACAAGCCAG CTGTTTATTACTCAACACCAAAGCTAGTCATTCTTCACATGAATATGGCGCTTCATGTCTACGAAGACATTATGAGGATGACTGAGAATTTGAGCGAGAAATACATAATTGGTTACGGTGCATCAAGCACAGTATACAAATGTGTTCTTAAGAATTGCAAGCCGGTTGCTATCAAAAAGCTTTACTCCCATTACCCTCGGTGCCTCAAGGAATTCGAGACAGAACTCTCGACGGTTGGAAGCATCAAACATCGAAATCTTGTCAGCCTTCAAGGATACTCATTGTCCTCTTCTGGTTACCTTCTTTTCTATGATTACATGGAAAATGGTAGTCTTTGGGATTTCCTTCATG GTCCTAGCAAAAAGCAAAAACTCGATTGGGATACTCGCCTCAAGATAGCGCTCGGTGCAGCCCAAGGACTAGCCTATTTGCATCACGATTGCAGTCCACGCATAATCCACAGAGACGTGAAATCGTCCAACATTTTGCTAGACAAGGATTTCGATGCCCATCTTACAGATTTCGGCATTGCCAAGAACTTGTGCATCACAAAATCATACACTACAACTTACATATTGGGCACCATTGGTTACATAGACCCCGAGTATGCTCGAACTTCGAGGCTTACTGAGAAGTCTGATGTTTACAGTTATGGGATTGTTCTACTCGAGTTACTAACAGGAAGAAAAGCTGTTGACAATGAATCAAATCTCCACCATTTG ATATTGTCCAAAACAGCAAACAACGCGGTTATGGAGACTGTAGACCCCGAAATCACAGCTACATGTAAGGATCTCGGGGCGGTTAGGAAGGTATTTCAACTTGCATTGCTTTGCAGCAAGAAACAACCAACTGATCGGCCAACAATGCATGAAGTAACACGAGTTCTCAGCAGTCTCTTGCCAACTAAACTGGCTTCTACAGCAACAGCGCAATGCACACTCTCTTCAGCAGGAGGTGCAGCCAAAGTTTCGGGCTATATCGATGAGTATGCAAATATCAAGACACCCCACATTGTCAATTGCCCATCAATGAGCACATCAGATGCACAATTGTTTGTCAAGTTTGGTGAGGTAATTTCTCAGAATAGTACTGAGTGA